The proteins below are encoded in one region of Aquisphaera giovannonii:
- a CDS encoding tetratricopeptide repeat protein — protein sequence MPTPIDPPHPGPPAGYRRPAAGRPLLAIVVAWGAFTAAGPALAADADEAAKLLRRGDYAGCARQAAEAIRDGERDEAWPALKIRAEMAQGKYDEALKSLKAATRRYPASLNLYLLGRDVRRFNGLAGGEPEAMKDIEEQVQSFPRRYATAEGQVALGRFLLLRGADPKKVLDQFYDSVIRQVPDFLDAYMASAELALDKQDHALAAETLRKAPKEAAEDPRYHYLMALAFADDDRAAAAKSLQEALKINPRYVDALLLTADALVDSEKYADAAKVLDSVSAINPSEPRAWVYRAVLAHLRSDEAAEASARKSALAPWPANPEVDALIGRKLAQKYRFAEAATYLRRALAFDAGYMPARVQLAETLLRLGEEAEGWKLAGEVFAADGYNVVAYNLMTLHDLLAKFRTLEEDGLVVRMDPREADLYGPRVLALLKRARSTLAAKYGATLPSRVIVEIFPRKKEFAVRTFGLPGADGFLGVCFGPVITANSPASQGESPSNWESVLWHEFCHSVTLSKTRNKMPRWLSEGISVYEEGQQDPAWKTVLNPRFREMILGDDLTPLSQLSSAFLAPKSAQHIQFAYFESALAVEFLVKSAGLDGLKGVLDDLGAGRTINDSLPARTRMSLSELDGAFARFARERAEATARGLTWEDVDVADDASSRDVEAWLKSHPTSFKGRQLLATRLIAEKRWPEAKAALTELKERYPEYVGPENPYMLLAAIDRQASDPAAEHAVLDELAARDGDASAAYIRLMELDEAAGNWDGVARNANRLLAVNPLVPAPHRSLARAVEHLGRRDDAIAAWKALALLDDTDPAQTHFRLAKLLGEAGRKDEARREVLKSLEEAPRFLDAHRLLLDLVDNDHAGTTPRPPSGSSHGH from the coding sequence ATGCCCACGCCGATCGATCCACCCCATCCCGGTCCTCCCGCCGGTTATCGACGGCCGGCCGCCGGCCGGCCCCTCCTGGCCATCGTCGTCGCATGGGGAGCATTCACGGCCGCGGGTCCCGCACTCGCCGCCGACGCCGATGAGGCGGCGAAGCTCCTGAGGCGGGGGGACTACGCCGGCTGCGCGCGGCAGGCGGCCGAGGCGATCCGGGACGGCGAGCGTGACGAGGCCTGGCCCGCGCTGAAGATCCGCGCCGAGATGGCCCAGGGGAAGTACGACGAGGCCCTCAAGTCGCTGAAGGCGGCGACCCGCCGATATCCGGCGAGCCTCAACCTTTACCTCCTGGGACGCGACGTCCGCCGCTTCAATGGGCTGGCCGGCGGCGAGCCGGAGGCGATGAAGGACATCGAGGAGCAGGTCCAGTCGTTCCCCCGCCGTTATGCCACGGCGGAAGGTCAGGTTGCGCTGGGCCGGTTCTTGCTGCTGCGTGGGGCCGACCCGAAGAAGGTGCTCGACCAGTTCTATGACTCGGTCATCCGGCAAGTGCCGGACTTCCTCGACGCCTACATGGCCTCGGCCGAGCTCGCGCTCGACAAGCAGGACCACGCCCTCGCCGCGGAGACGCTCCGCAAGGCCCCGAAGGAGGCCGCGGAGGATCCCCGCTACCATTACCTGATGGCGCTGGCCTTCGCGGACGACGACAGGGCCGCGGCGGCCAAGTCGCTCCAGGAGGCGCTGAAGATCAATCCGCGGTACGTCGATGCCCTCCTGCTGACGGCGGATGCGCTGGTCGATTCCGAGAAGTACGCCGACGCGGCGAAGGTCCTGGATTCGGTCTCCGCCATCAACCCGTCGGAACCCCGGGCCTGGGTCTATCGCGCCGTGCTCGCCCATCTGCGATCCGACGAGGCGGCCGAGGCCTCGGCGCGCAAGTCGGCCCTGGCGCCCTGGCCGGCCAACCCGGAGGTGGACGCGCTCATCGGCCGCAAGCTCGCCCAGAAATATCGCTTCGCCGAGGCGGCCACCTATCTGAGACGGGCGCTCGCCTTCGACGCCGGCTACATGCCGGCCCGCGTCCAGCTCGCGGAGACGCTGCTGCGGCTGGGCGAGGAGGCCGAGGGGTGGAAGCTCGCCGGCGAGGTCTTCGCCGCCGACGGGTACAATGTCGTCGCGTACAACCTCATGACGCTCCACGACCTCCTGGCGAAGTTCCGCACCCTGGAGGAGGACGGCCTCGTCGTCCGGATGGACCCGCGCGAGGCGGACCTCTACGGCCCCCGCGTCCTGGCCCTCCTGAAGCGGGCGCGGTCGACGCTCGCCGCGAAATACGGGGCCACCCTGCCCTCACGCGTGATCGTGGAGATCTTCCCCCGGAAGAAGGAGTTCGCCGTCCGGACCTTCGGCCTCCCCGGGGCCGACGGCTTCCTCGGCGTCTGCTTCGGCCCGGTGATCACGGCGAACAGCCCGGCCTCCCAGGGGGAGTCGCCGTCGAACTGGGAGTCGGTCCTGTGGCACGAGTTCTGCCATTCGGTCACGCTCAGCAAGACCCGGAACAAGATGCCCCGCTGGCTCAGCGAGGGGATCTCCGTCTACGAGGAAGGCCAGCAGGATCCGGCCTGGAAGACGGTCCTCAATCCCCGCTTCCGGGAGATGATCCTGGGGGACGACCTCACCCCGCTGAGCCAGCTCAGCTCGGCCTTCCTCGCCCCGAAGTCGGCGCAGCACATCCAGTTCGCCTACTTCGAGTCGGCCCTCGCCGTGGAATTCCTCGTGAAGTCGGCGGGCCTCGACGGCCTGAAGGGGGTGCTGGACGACCTCGGCGCGGGCCGGACGATCAACGATTCCCTGCCGGCGCGGACGCGGATGTCGCTCAGTGAACTGGATGGGGCGTTTGCGCGCTTCGCCCGGGAGCGGGCGGAGGCGACCGCCCGCGGCCTGACCTGGGAGGACGTGGACGTGGCCGACGATGCCAGCTCGCGAGATGTCGAGGCCTGGCTGAAGTCCCACCCGACCAGCTTCAAGGGACGCCAACTCCTGGCCACGCGCCTGATCGCCGAGAAGAGATGGCCGGAGGCGAAGGCCGCGCTGACCGAGCTAAAGGAGAGGTACCCCGAGTACGTGGGCCCGGAAAACCCTTACATGCTCCTGGCCGCCATCGACCGGCAAGCCTCCGACCCCGCGGCCGAGCACGCCGTCCTCGACGAGCTGGCCGCCCGCGACGGCGACGCCTCGGCCGCCTACATCCGCCTCATGGAGCTCGACGAGGCCGCCGGCAACTGGGACGGCGTGGCCCGGAACGCGAACCGGCTGCTGGCGGTCAATCCGCTGGTCCCGGCCCCTCATCGCTCTCTGGCGAGGGCCGTCGAGCACCTCGGCCGCCGCGACGACGCCATCGCCGCGTGGAAGGCGCTGGCCCTGCTGGACGACACCGACCCGGCCCAGACCCACTTCCGCCTGGCGAAGCTCCTGGGCGAGGCTGGGCG